One Banduia mediterranea DNA segment encodes these proteins:
- the secF gene encoding protein translocase subunit SecF, translating into MRYFSRAPKIDWMSRRRAMFAISTVLIVGSLAAVLLKGLNFGIDFTGGYLVEVRYPEAVDLSEVRASLDDSEFSGAQVQYFGTRSDVLIRLAPSGKGAQDNEVRNDLLGVLSQNAPDLEVRSFAFVSSQVGDELAVDGSLAMIVALILILIYVSFRFEWKFSLGAVLALVHDAVVVLGYFAITGTEFDLTVLAAVLAVIGYSLNDSIVVFDRVRENFIASRTETSAEVINNAVNQTLARTINTGLTTIVVLTALLLLGGETIRGFATALIVGIVAGTYSSVFVASALTLMLGVSREDLLPPEQKGEIDDMP; encoded by the coding sequence ATGCGTTATTTCTCTCGTGCGCCGAAGATCGACTGGATGTCGCGTCGGCGCGCCATGTTCGCGATCTCGACCGTGCTGATCGTGGGTTCTTTGGCTGCGGTACTGCTCAAGGGCCTCAACTTCGGCATCGACTTCACCGGCGGTTATCTGGTGGAAGTGCGCTATCCCGAGGCGGTGGACCTGTCGGAAGTGCGTGCTTCGCTGGATGACAGCGAATTCTCCGGCGCGCAGGTCCAGTATTTCGGGACGCGCAGCGACGTGCTGATCCGCCTCGCCCCGAGCGGCAAAGGCGCGCAGGACAACGAGGTTCGCAACGATCTTCTGGGCGTGCTCAGCCAGAACGCGCCCGACCTGGAAGTGCGCAGTTTCGCTTTCGTCAGTTCACAGGTCGGCGACGAGCTGGCCGTCGATGGCTCGCTGGCGATGATCGTCGCCCTGATCCTGATTTTGATCTACGTATCGTTCCGCTTCGAGTGGAAGTTCTCGCTCGGCGCCGTGCTGGCCCTGGTTCACGATGCGGTGGTGGTGCTTGGCTACTTCGCGATCACCGGCACGGAGTTCGACCTGACAGTGCTCGCCGCAGTACTGGCGGTGATCGGCTACTCCCTGAACGACTCCATCGTGGTGTTCGATCGCGTGCGCGAGAACTTCATCGCCAGCCGCACCGAGACCTCGGCGGAAGTCATCAACAACGCCGTCAACCAGACGCTGGCGCGTACCATCAACACCGGCCTCACCACGATCGTGGTGCTGACGGCACTGTTGCTGTTGGGCGGGGAGACCATCCGCGGCTTCGCCACCGCACTGATCGTCGGCATCGTCGCCGGAACCTACTCCTCGGTGTTCGTCGCCAGCGCCCTGACGTTGATGCTGGGTGTATCACGCGAAGACTTGTTGCCGCCCGAGCAGAAAGGTGAAATCGACGACATGCCGTAG
- a CDS encoding toxin-antitoxin system, antitoxin component translates to MSKLTSKQREELQALAGLPDQNIDTSDVPEAVGWSTAERGKFYRPGSSQQIPIYLDTDLMEFLSQRAERRQIDTGTLVNELLRKDVELIKAAD, encoded by the coding sequence ATGAGCAAGCTGACCTCTAAACAACGGGAAGAACTGCAAGCGCTCGCCGGGCTTCCAGACCAGAACATCGACACGTCCGATGTTCCCGAGGCAGTCGGTTGGAGCACGGCCGAAAGAGGCAAGTTCTACCGGCCCGGCTCTTCTCAACAAATCCCGATCTATCTGGACACCGATCTGATGGAATTCCTGAGTCAGCGCGCCGAGCGTCGCCAGATCGATACCGGAACACTCGTCAACGAGCTGCTTCGGAAAGACGTGGAACTGATCAAGGCTGCCGATTAG
- a CDS encoding BrnT family toxin has translation MRFEWDPRKNALNRAKHGLSFETAVLVFEDPLSVTVFDRKVDGEDPWHTIGMAGGITLLLVVHTVTDDSGEEVIRLI, from the coding sequence ATGCGCTTCGAGTGGGACCCGCGGAAAAACGCGCTAAATCGAGCCAAGCATGGCCTGAGCTTTGAAACGGCTGTCCTTGTCTTCGAAGATCCGTTGTCAGTGACGGTATTCGACAGAAAAGTTGACGGCGAAGACCCTTGGCATACGATTGGCATGGCTGGCGGGATCACCCTGCTGCTCGTCGTTCACACAGTAACCGACGACAGCGGCGAAGAAGTGATCCGCCTGATTTAG
- a CDS encoding ribonucleotide-diphosphate reductase subunit beta, whose translation MLNWDDAPATPQPRLEPVRSSALHQAQAPVSAPVGDVAGATGLEDLEMGAGRIQVDDKKIINCRADLNQLVPFKYKWAWDKYLDACNNHWMPQEVGMSADIALWQDPNGLTEDERSIIKRSLGFFSTADSLVANNLVLAVYKHITNPECRQYILRQAFEEAIHTHAYQYIIESLGLDEAEVFNMYREVPSIHDKAAWSLPYTQSLADPMFHTGTPEMDQRLLRDMIAFYVVFEGIFFYVGFVQLLSFGRRNKMMGTSEQIQYIMRDEAMHMNFGIDVINQIKVENPHLWTAEFQEQARAMIIEATELEIRYAHDTMPRGVLGLNAGMFNEYMKYIANRRCNQIGLKEIYPGAENPFPWMSEVMDLKKEKNFFETRVTEYQTGGALSWD comes from the coding sequence ATGCTGAACTGGGACGACGCCCCCGCCACTCCGCAGCCCCGCCTCGAGCCGGTACGCTCGAGTGCGCTGCATCAGGCGCAGGCACCCGTGAGCGCCCCTGTGGGTGATGTTGCCGGTGCCACCGGTCTGGAAGATCTGGAAATGGGCGCCGGCCGCATCCAGGTGGACGACAAGAAGATCATCAACTGCCGCGCGGACCTCAACCAGCTGGTGCCGTTCAAGTACAAATGGGCCTGGGACAAGTACCTGGACGCCTGCAACAACCACTGGATGCCGCAGGAAGTGGGCATGTCTGCCGACATCGCCCTGTGGCAGGACCCCAACGGTCTCACCGAGGACGAGCGTTCCATTATCAAGCGCTCCCTGGGCTTCTTCAGCACCGCGGACAGCCTGGTCGCCAACAACCTCGTGCTCGCCGTCTACAAGCACATCACCAACCCCGAATGCCGCCAGTACATCCTGCGCCAGGCCTTCGAGGAAGCGATCCACACCCACGCCTACCAGTACATCATCGAAAGCCTGGGCCTGGACGAGGCCGAAGTCTTCAACATGTATCGGGAAGTGCCGAGCATCCACGACAAGGCTGCGTGGAGCCTGCCCTACACCCAGTCTTTGGCAGACCCGATGTTCCACACCGGCACCCCGGAAATGGACCAGCGCCTGCTGCGCGACATGATCGCCTTCTACGTGGTGTTCGAAGGCATCTTCTTCTACGTCGGTTTCGTGCAGCTGCTCAGCTTCGGCCGCCGCAACAAGATGATGGGCACGTCCGAGCAGATCCAGTACATCATGCGCGACGAAGCCATGCACATGAACTTCGGCATCGACGTGATCAACCAGATCAAGGTCGAAAATCCGCACCTGTGGACCGCCGAATTCCAGGAACAGGCCCGCGCCATGATCATCGAGGCCACCGAACTGGAAATCCGCTACGCCCACGACACCATGCCGCGCGGCGTGCTGGGCCTCAACGCCGGCATGTTCAACGAATACATGAAGTACATCGCCAACCGCCGCTGCAACCAGATCGGCCTCAAGGAAATCTACCCCGGTGCGGAAAACCCCTTCCCCTGGATGAGTGAAGTCATGGACCTCAAGAAGGAAAAGAACTTCTTCGAGACGCGTGTGACGGAGTATCAGACGGGAGGAGCCTTGAGCTGGGATTGA
- a CDS encoding S8 family serine peptidase: MRRTHRHRRRTDDGAGRGQQLLGLCGSLRTAAAANVNEATKAAGIVQVVYAGNDGDTCGTLAFPLAVYESSFTVGATDNNDEMAYFSSRSPVLTDPSLRIKPDVVAPGVNKASDPGMCAPHSS, translated from the coding sequence TTGCGCCGCACACATCGCCACCGCCGCCGAACCGACGATGGCGCCGGACGTGGTCAACAACTCCTGGGGCTGTGTGGAAGCCTGCGCACCGCCGCGGCTGCAAACGTCAACGAGGCCACCAAGGCCGCCGGCATCGTGCAGGTGGTCTACGCCGGTAATGACGGCGACACCTGCGGCACCCTCGCCTTCCCACTGGCCGTCTACGAATCCTCGTTCACCGTCGGCGCCACCGACAACAACGACGAAATGGCCTACTTCTCCAGCCGCAGCCCCGTGCTCACCGACCCGTCGCTGCGCATCAAACCGGACGTGGTTGCTCCCGGCGTGAACAAGGCTTCCGATCCCGGCATGTGTGCTCCCCACTCTTCATGA
- a CDS encoding oxidoreductase-like domain-containing protein, protein MTVLVPDTPNPQDPRPEPPEKPLPSDCCGSGCTPCVLEVYEDALAHYQQALRIWESRQARRD, encoded by the coding sequence ATGACCGTTTTGGTTCCCGATACTCCCAATCCGCAGGACCCTCGTCCCGAACCGCCGGAGAAGCCGCTGCCGAGCGATTGCTGCGGCAGCGGCTGCACGCCCTGCGTGCTCGAAGTCTACGAGGATGCGCTGGCACACTATCAACAGGCGCTGCGCATTTGGGAATCGCGCCAAGCCCGCCGAGATTGA
- a CDS encoding amylo-alpha-1,6-glucosidase, protein MDDLIHVNERWYVSATSPRADARTRVLKHGDAFAVFDRLGDIQPAGLGEQGLYRDGTRFLSRLEFSVSGVPLLLLNSAVSRDNNAFSVDLTLPEITAPGGGIPRDSVHIRRSKQLCDGVLYETVELMNYAHEPVNLQLALNLAADYSDIFEVRGQTRAQRGTALPTALSGDGLRLGYRGLDARPRYTQVRFDPVPDRLVEDGAGFDLVLQPREPMVLRWSVACDLDAPAEHAASATCPPPAQANGSRLGRMLYSSNEQFNEWLGRSASDLDLLVSQTPYGPYPYAGVPWFSTAFGRDGIITALQTLWLWPELARGVLHYLAAHQSQQLDRSREAQPGKILHEMRGGEMAALREIPFGSYYGTADATPLFVVLAAEYHGRTGDEATLRALWPAVEAALDWIDRYGDVDGDGFVEYQRQTADGLEQQGWKDSFDSISHADGAPAEGAIALCEVQAYVYAARCGAARLARALGQHERAVQLEAAAAQLRRRFNEAFWCEDIGSYALALDGRKQACRVRASNAGHALWAGIAEPAQAATLAKTLLAPGSFSGWGLRTLAEREARYNPMSYHNGSVWPHDNAIVMAGLARYGFHDEALRLLTGLFDASLNMELMRLPELFCGFPRRDGEGPTLYPVACAPQAWAAGSVFQMLQNCLGLSFSLDPPQLRFERPRLPVWIDTLEIRDLPMGEARIDLALRRHENDVSVNILRQSAPLQVAVLI, encoded by the coding sequence ATGGACGATCTGATCCACGTCAACGAACGCTGGTACGTCAGCGCGACCTCCCCGCGCGCCGATGCGCGCACCCGCGTGCTCAAGCACGGCGACGCCTTCGCGGTGTTCGATCGCCTTGGCGACATCCAGCCCGCGGGCCTCGGCGAACAGGGCCTGTACCGCGACGGCACGCGCTTTCTGTCGCGGCTGGAATTCAGCGTATCCGGCGTGCCGCTGCTGCTGCTCAATTCTGCGGTCAGCCGCGACAACAACGCATTCTCGGTGGACCTGACGCTGCCGGAGATCACCGCGCCGGGCGGCGGCATTCCGCGCGACAGCGTGCACATCCGCCGCAGCAAGCAGCTCTGCGACGGCGTGCTGTACGAAACCGTCGAATTGATGAACTACGCGCATGAACCGGTGAACCTGCAACTGGCGCTGAATCTGGCGGCGGACTATTCCGACATCTTCGAAGTCCGCGGCCAGACGCGCGCGCAGCGCGGCACGGCTTTGCCGACAGCGCTATCGGGTGACGGGCTGCGGCTCGGCTACCGCGGGCTCGACGCGCGCCCGCGCTACACGCAGGTCCGTTTCGATCCCGTGCCGGACCGCCTGGTCGAGGACGGCGCCGGCTTCGATCTGGTGCTGCAACCGCGCGAGCCCATGGTGCTGCGCTGGTCCGTCGCCTGCGACCTGGACGCCCCAGCCGAGCATGCGGCCTCGGCCACCTGCCCACCGCCGGCCCAGGCCAACGGCAGTCGGCTGGGCCGGATGCTCTACAGCAGCAACGAGCAGTTCAACGAATGGCTGGGACGCTCGGCCTCGGACCTGGACCTGCTGGTGTCGCAAACACCCTACGGCCCCTACCCCTACGCCGGCGTGCCCTGGTTCAGTACCGCCTTCGGCCGCGACGGCATCATCACCGCCCTGCAAACCCTGTGGCTGTGGCCGGAACTGGCGCGCGGCGTGCTGCACTATCTCGCGGCGCACCAGTCGCAGCAACTGGATCGCTCGCGCGAAGCCCAGCCCGGCAAGATCCTGCACGAAATGCGCGGCGGCGAGATGGCCGCGCTGCGCGAGATCCCGTTCGGCAGCTACTACGGCACGGCCGACGCCACACCGCTGTTCGTGGTGCTGGCCGCCGAGTACCACGGCCGCACCGGCGACGAGGCCACGCTGCGTGCGCTGTGGCCGGCGGTGGAGGCCGCGCTGGACTGGATCGACCGCTACGGCGACGTCGACGGTGACGGCTTCGTCGAGTATCAGCGGCAAACCGCCGACGGCCTCGAACAGCAGGGCTGGAAGGATTCCTTCGACTCGATTTCGCACGCCGACGGCGCACCGGCCGAGGGCGCGATCGCGCTGTGTGAGGTCCAGGCCTATGTCTACGCCGCACGCTGCGGCGCCGCCCGTCTGGCGCGGGCGCTCGGGCAGCACGAACGTGCGGTTCAACTGGAGGCCGCGGCCGCGCAGCTCAGGCGGCGCTTCAATGAGGCCTTCTGGTGCGAGGACATCGGCAGCTATGCCTTGGCACTGGACGGCCGCAAACAAGCCTGCCGGGTGCGCGCCTCCAACGCCGGCCACGCGCTGTGGGCCGGCATCGCCGAACCCGCGCAGGCGGCCACGCTTGCAAAGACGCTGCTGGCGCCCGGCAGCTTCAGCGGCTGGGGCCTGCGCACCCTGGCCGAACGCGAGGCGCGCTACAACCCGATGTCCTACCACAACGGCTCGGTCTGGCCGCACGACAACGCCATCGTCATGGCGGGGCTGGCGCGCTACGGCTTCCACGACGAGGCGTTGCGCCTGCTCACCGGCCTGTTCGACGCGAGCCTGAACATGGAACTGATGCGCCTGCCGGAACTGTTCTGCGGCTTCCCGCGCCGCGACGGCGAAGGCCCCACGCTCTACCCGGTGGCCTGCGCACCGCAGGCCTGGGCTGCCGGCAGCGTCTTCCAGATGCTGCAAAACTGCCTGGGCCTCAGCTTCTCGCTGGACCCACCGCAGCTGCGCTTCGAGCGGCCGCGTCTGCCGGTGTGGATCGACACCCTGGAAATCCGCGATCTGCCGATGGGTGAGGCACGCATCGACCTGGCCCTGCGGCGCCACGAGAACGACGTCAGCGTCAATATCCTGCGACAAAGCGCGCCGCTGCAGGTCGCCGTGCTGATCTGA
- a CDS encoding glycosyltransferase family 4 protein — protein sequence MRIAQIAPLHESVPPKRYGGTERVVSYLTEELVRQGHEVTLFASGDSVTQARLVPLVERPLRTDPDVRDTVPYLITQIDQVLDHAADFDVLHFHSDYLAHCPLVRRLGIPHLTTLHGRLDMPDFRGLFERFASSPMASISEDQRRPLRQLPMNWRATVYNGLPEDLYRLQAQPGKYLAFVGRFSPDKRADRAIDIAIRAGIPLRIAAKLDHCDEPWFREHIEPWLRHPLIEYVGEISDADKDDFLGHAKALLFPIDWPEPFGMVMIEALACGTPVIAFRRGSVPEVIRDGHTGFIVDSVEEAVAAVSRLDRIDRVHCRRDFEQRFSARRMAEGYVRSYEGLRFGRDPGEAVPWDRVA from the coding sequence ATGAGAATCGCCCAGATCGCCCCCCTGCACGAGAGCGTGCCGCCGAAACGCTACGGCGGCACCGAGCGCGTGGTGTCCTACCTGACCGAAGAGCTGGTGCGTCAGGGCCACGAAGTCACGCTATTTGCCAGCGGCGACTCCGTGACCCAGGCCCGGCTGGTGCCGCTGGTCGAGCGACCGCTGCGCACCGACCCGGACGTTCGCGACACCGTGCCCTATCTGATCACGCAGATCGATCAGGTGCTGGACCACGCCGCGGACTTCGACGTGCTGCACTTCCACAGCGACTACCTCGCTCACTGCCCGCTGGTGCGCCGGCTCGGCATCCCGCATCTGACGACGCTGCACGGGCGTCTGGACATGCCGGACTTCCGCGGCCTGTTCGAGCGCTTCGCAAGTTCGCCAATGGCCTCGATTTCCGAGGACCAGCGCCGCCCGCTGCGGCAGCTGCCGATGAACTGGCGCGCCACCGTGTACAACGGCCTGCCGGAGGACCTCTACCGCCTGCAGGCGCAGCCCGGGAAATACCTGGCCTTCGTCGGCCGCTTTTCGCCGGACAAGCGCGCCGACCGCGCGATCGACATTGCGATCCGCGCCGGCATCCCGCTGCGCATCGCCGCCAAGCTCGACCATTGCGACGAACCCTGGTTCCGTGAACACATCGAGCCCTGGCTGCGGCATCCGCTGATCGAGTACGTCGGCGAGATCAGCGACGCCGACAAGGACGACTTTCTCGGCCATGCCAAGGCCTTGCTGTTCCCGATCGACTGGCCCGAGCCCTTCGGCATGGTGATGATCGAGGCACTGGCCTGCGGCACGCCGGTCATCGCCTTCCGCCGCGGATCGGTGCCCGAAGTGATTCGCGATGGCCACACCGGCTTCATCGTCGACAGCGTCGAGGAAGCGGTGGCGGCGGTATCGCGCCTGGACCGCATCGACCGCGTGCACTGCCGCCGCGACTTCGAGCAGCGCTTCTCCGCGCGGCGCATGGCCGAAGGCTATGTGCGCTCCTACGAGGGCCTGCGCTTCGGCCGCGACCCGGGCGAGGCAGTGCCCTGGGACCGGGTCGCCTGA
- a CDS encoding Hsp20/alpha crystallin family protein, whose protein sequence is MSISNLIPWNKHRSVPVQRQADTEPLMAWRQQVDRMFDDFWRAFEAPFVGQNFGSAGMVWPRLDASENDKSYVIDIELAGMDENDVELFVEGDVLVVRGEKRSEDTDARRQIGERYYGRFERRLQLGPDALADETTAKMRKGVLRVTVPKAENSPYRMRRITVEQ, encoded by the coding sequence ATGAGCATCAGCAACCTGATTCCCTGGAACAAACACCGTTCCGTGCCGGTGCAGCGGCAGGCCGACACCGAGCCGCTCATGGCTTGGCGTCAGCAGGTCGACCGCATGTTCGACGACTTCTGGCGTGCCTTCGAGGCACCGTTCGTGGGCCAGAATTTCGGCTCCGCCGGTATGGTCTGGCCGCGCCTGGATGCCTCGGAGAACGACAAGTCCTACGTGATCGATATCGAGCTCGCCGGCATGGACGAGAACGATGTGGAACTGTTCGTGGAGGGCGACGTGCTGGTCGTGCGCGGCGAGAAGCGCAGCGAGGACACGGATGCCCGGCGCCAGATTGGCGAGCGTTACTACGGTCGCTTCGAGCGCCGGCTGCAGCTCGGTCCGGACGCGCTGGCCGACGAGACGACCGCGAAGATGCGCAAGGGCGTACTGCGCGTCACGGTGCCCAAGGCCGAGAACAGTCCGTACCGGATGCGCCGCATCACGGTCGAGCAGTAA
- a CDS encoding DUF3047 domain-containing protein produces MAGVITELAVAGRRFIDTRRRRRAGQIEPAPDCARFKLRMQALLDQAPAGLIAKARWIDMPANAAPWLDSGVQLEPNDVVSWFVCGRTWASKPLDVWVSPALQVWSRIGNDGDLISASRNSHSVTADRAGTLQFGNYFPNDWADKHGNTMNPDTVYRSLKGELLILVIRWQSDALTGLKALQQSGDVDGWLAREIERLELGPQRPSGWNQLWHIPDNEIYRACQTPDGAPAICCHTHGDVGIIQHDVDFPFVPSTQIDWRWIVETLPSTIREDAVLSHDYLSIAIEFDTGKDLTYYWSSTLPVETGYICPLPAWKDKEYHVVVRSGSDGLGEWHSESRNLYADYQRHMARSMGGSPQRIVRIWLIANSVFQRGTGDCSYAGIRLSDGERVLSVL; encoded by the coding sequence ATGGCGGGAGTGATCACCGAACTGGCAGTGGCGGGGCGACGTTTCATCGATACGCGGCGGCGCCGACGCGCGGGTCAGATCGAACCCGCACCGGACTGTGCGCGGTTCAAGCTGCGGATGCAGGCACTGCTGGACCAGGCGCCGGCAGGACTCATCGCCAAAGCCCGCTGGATCGACATGCCAGCCAACGCCGCGCCGTGGCTGGACAGCGGCGTGCAACTGGAACCCAACGATGTCGTCAGCTGGTTCGTTTGCGGTCGCACCTGGGCATCGAAGCCGCTGGACGTCTGGGTCTCGCCGGCGCTGCAAGTCTGGAGCCGGATCGGCAACGACGGCGACCTCATCAGCGCTTCACGCAACAGTCACTCCGTCACAGCGGATCGCGCCGGAACGCTGCAGTTCGGCAACTACTTTCCGAACGATTGGGCAGACAAGCACGGCAACACCATGAATCCCGACACGGTTTACCGCTCACTGAAGGGCGAACTGCTGATCCTGGTGATTCGCTGGCAGTCCGACGCACTGACCGGCCTGAAAGCGCTGCAGCAATCCGGCGATGTCGATGGCTGGCTGGCACGCGAGATCGAACGACTGGAACTGGGGCCGCAGCGTCCGAGTGGGTGGAATCAGCTCTGGCATATTCCCGACAATGAAATCTATCGCGCATGCCAGACTCCGGACGGCGCACCCGCCATCTGCTGCCATACCCACGGCGATGTCGGCATCATCCAGCACGATGTTGACTTTCCCTTTGTCCCCAGCACACAAATCGATTGGCGCTGGATCGTCGAGACGCTGCCCTCCACCATCCGCGAGGACGCCGTCCTCAGCCATGACTATCTGAGCATCGCCATCGAATTCGATACGGGCAAGGACCTCACCTACTACTGGAGCAGCACCCTACCGGTGGAGACTGGCTACATCTGCCCGCTGCCGGCGTGGAAGGACAAGGAGTATCACGTCGTCGTCCGCAGCGGCTCCGACGGGCTCGGCGAGTGGCACTCCGAGTCACGCAATCTCTACGCTGATTACCAACGGCACATGGCGCGCAGCATGGGCGGCTCGCCCCAGCGCATCGTGCGGATCTGGCTGATCGCCAACAGCGTGTTTCAGCGCGGCACCGGCGACTGCAGCTATGCCGGGATTCGGCTCAGTGACGGCGAGCGCGTCCTGTCAGTGCTGTAG
- a CDS encoding transposase produces MSTTTIRSASTTELTKPEVGLGPEWLGSARACGTSRGFRIKPRWRPYLKVIAKKAGQALRVLDRFHIMMYLSKAIDMVRAEEVRALKAKGYEPVLTRSRWLLLMRPEHLTAKQTPKLAELLRYNLRTVRACLLKEDFQTFWTYVSPCWTVRFLDQWCTRTMRSKLEPMKKVAKMLRRHRALLLNWFRAKGLFSSGVVEGFNIKAKLATRKSFGFRTYHGAEIAL; encoded by the coding sequence TTGTCGACTACGACTATCCGAAGCGCGTCGACCACTGAGCTGACGAAACCGGAGGTCGGACTCGGCCCCGAGTGGCTTGGCTCGGCTCGGGCCTGCGGAACCTCACGTGGATTCCGGATCAAGCCCAGGTGGCGACCCTACCTGAAGGTCATCGCCAAGAAGGCTGGTCAGGCGCTGCGCGTGCTCGACCGGTTCCACATCATGATGTACCTGAGCAAGGCGATCGACATGGTGCGGGCCGAGGAGGTACGCGCCTTGAAAGCCAAGGGCTACGAACCTGTGCTGACCAGGTCCCGCTGGCTGCTGCTCATGCGGCCCGAACATCTGACCGCCAAGCAGACACCGAAGTTGGCCGAGCTGCTGCGCTACAACCTGCGTACAGTTCGCGCCTGCCTGCTCAAGGAAGACTTTCAAACCTTCTGGACCTACGTGTCGCCCTGCTGGACGGTCCGCTTTCTGGATCAATGGTGTACGCGTACCATGCGTTCGAAGCTCGAACCGATGAAAAAGGTTGCCAAAATGCTCCGGCGCCACCGCGCGCTTTTGCTCAACTGGTTCCGGGCCAAAGGCCTGTTTTCCAGCGGTGTCGTGGAGGGATTCAACATCAAAGCAAAACTGGCCACCAGAAAATCCTTCGGTTTCCGGACCTACCACGGCGCTGAAATCGCCTTGTAA
- a CDS encoding SixA phosphatase family protein, translated as MSLQLTLVRHAKSDWGDGTLSDFERPLSARGLRDAPEMAERWRQRYTPPQLIVSSPARRAITTARIFADVLGLDTARIVEEARIYEAALPTLLTVVRELPTDCANVVLFGHNPGFSELQHALARDAGGVLPADVPTCAVTRLALDGVNWSAVTADGGRVVDYDYPKRVDH; from the coding sequence ATGAGTCTGCAACTGACACTGGTCCGCCATGCCAAGTCCGATTGGGGCGACGGCACGCTGAGCGATTTCGAACGCCCGCTGAGCGCACGCGGTCTGCGCGACGCTCCGGAAATGGCCGAACGCTGGCGCCAGCGATATACGCCACCACAGTTGATCGTCAGCTCCCCGGCGCGGCGAGCCATCACCACCGCGCGGATTTTCGCGGACGTGCTTGGGCTCGATACGGCGCGGATCGTGGAAGAAGCACGCATCTATGAAGCCGCGTTGCCCACGTTGCTGACGGTGGTGCGCGAATTGCCCACCGATTGCGCGAACGTGGTGCTGTTCGGGCATAACCCGGGTTTCAGCGAATTGCAGCATGCGCTGGCGCGGGACGCTGGTGGTGTACTGCCGGCGGACGTACCGACCTGCGCCGTCACACGTCTGGCACTGGACGGCGTCAACTGGAGCGCCGTCACCGCGGACGGCGGACGGGTTGTCGACTACGACTATCCGAAGCGCGTCGACCACTGA
- a CDS encoding class I SAM-dependent methyltransferase, giving the protein MSTRADPPLPHAASFRLEQDRDRLVLRAEHLPNYAPIGVDWASDDIRRRIRGGKRQLLGRAVGLHKYPQTSIVDATAGLGRDAYVLASLGAELTLLERCEQTAALLADALQRVPDDPAISRMRLFATEAVVWLHAHPATADVVLIDPMYPHSGKQALAKKEMQVLRALSGGDEDADALLPAALACATRRVVVKRPLKAPPLANATPNFRIMGSQARYDIYLPARGSTET; this is encoded by the coding sequence ATGTCTACGCGAGCCGATCCCCCACTGCCGCATGCAGCTTCCTTCCGACTCGAACAGGATCGGGACCGCTTGGTGCTACGCGCCGAACACCTGCCGAATTATGCTCCGATCGGTGTGGACTGGGCTTCAGACGACATCCGGCGCCGCATTCGTGGCGGAAAGCGACAATTGCTGGGGCGCGCGGTTGGACTGCACAAGTACCCGCAGACCAGCATCGTGGATGCCACCGCCGGCCTCGGCCGCGATGCCTACGTGCTCGCTTCGCTGGGCGCCGAACTCACCCTGCTGGAACGATGCGAACAAACCGCGGCGCTACTGGCCGATGCCCTGCAACGTGTTCCGGACGACCCGGCCATTTCCCGCATGCGGCTTTTCGCCACCGAAGCCGTGGTGTGGCTGCACGCGCACCCGGCCACCGCGGATGTCGTCCTGATCGATCCCATGTATCCCCACAGCGGCAAACAAGCCTTGGCCAAGAAGGAAATGCAGGTCCTGCGCGCGCTCAGTGGCGGCGACGAGGATGCGGATGCCCTGCTGCCCGCCGCCCTGGCCTGCGCGACACGGCGCGTCGTTGTCAAACGGCCGCTCAAGGCGCCGCCGCTTGCGAATGCCACACCCAATTTCCGCATCATGGGCTCTCAGGCCCGCTATGACATCTATCTGCCTGCACGGGGTTCCACCGAAACATGA